In Bradyrhizobium sp. 1(2017), one DNA window encodes the following:
- a CDS encoding carboxymuconolactone decarboxylase family protein: MRMIAAALLSLCLAAGPAAAQTAKEGDNPMPKPEDIRAVAPALEAYAQKFVVGDLWTRPGLSRRDRSIVTAAALIARGQTVELPRYLALALDNGVKPSEISEIITHLAFYTGWANALDAIPAAREVFRSRNIGADQLPPASGPQLPLDEAAEKQRATRVGEQFGQTTPSLVQYTTDVLFRDLWLRPALAPRDRSLVTVSALIATGQVAQITYHLNRAMDNGLTREEAGEALGHLAFYAGWPNAFSAAPVVKDVIEKRPR, translated from the coding sequence TCCCTGTGCCTGGCCGCAGGCCCTGCCGCCGCACAGACAGCCAAGGAAGGAGACAATCCAATGCCAAAGCCGGAAGACATCCGCGCCGTCGCTCCAGCTCTCGAAGCCTATGCGCAAAAGTTTGTCGTCGGCGATCTGTGGACACGACCGGGGCTTTCACGCCGGGATCGCAGCATCGTCACCGCTGCCGCACTGATCGCGCGCGGTCAAACTGTCGAACTGCCCCGCTATCTGGCACTCGCGCTCGACAACGGCGTGAAGCCGTCGGAGATATCCGAGATCATCACGCATCTGGCCTTCTATACCGGCTGGGCGAACGCGCTGGACGCGATCCCGGCGGCGAGGGAAGTGTTCAGGAGCCGTAACATTGGCGCCGATCAGCTCCCGCCGGCCTCGGGGCCGCAGCTGCCGCTCGATGAGGCCGCCGAGAAGCAGCGGGCCACGCGCGTCGGCGAGCAGTTCGGGCAAACCACGCCGAGCCTTGTCCAGTACACGACCGACGTGCTGTTCCGCGATCTCTGGCTAAGGCCCGCCTTGGCGCCGCGCGACCGCAGCCTCGTCACCGTGAGCGCTCTCATCGCCACCGGCCAGGTCGCGCAGATCACCTATCATTTGAATCGCGCGATGGACAATGGACTGACGCGGGAGGAAGCCGGCGAGGCACTCGGCCATCTCGCCTTCTATGCTGGCTGGCCCAACGCGTTCTCCGCGGCGCCCGTCGTCAAGGACGTCATCGAAAAGCGGCCGCGCTGA